The genomic interval GGCCCGGATGCGTCAGCAGCGCGGTGATCGCCTGATCGAGCAGATTGACCGTGGTCTCGTGGCCGGCGTTGATCACCAGCATCAGGGTGTCGACGAGTTCCTTCTCGGTCAGCTCCGAGCCGTCGTCCTCGGCGCGGGTACCGAGCAGCACGCTGGTGATGTCGTCGCCGGGCTGCTCGCGGCGATACGCGACCAGCTCGCTGACCAGCCGGAACATCTCGAGGTAGTTGGCCTGCGCCTGCTCGGGCGTGAACGAGGTGTCGAAGAAGCCGTCCACGCACTTGTGCATCGGCGGGCCGAGATGCTCCGGCACGCCCATCAATTCGGTGATGACGCGGATCGGCACCGGGTAGGCGTAGCGGCTGCGCAGATCCGCCACCGCACCGGGCGGGGTGGTCGCCAGATCGTCGAGGAGGTCGGTGATCAGTTCCTCGATGCGCGGCCGCAGCGCGGTGGTGCGCCGGTGCGTGAACGCCGGCGACACCAGCTTGCGCAGCCGCCGATGGTCCTTGCCGTAGGCGGTGAACATGCTGTCCACGGCCACCCACGGCAGCAGCGGCCAGGACTCGGTGATCTCGCCGTTGATGAAGGCGGCCCAGTGCTGGCGCGGATCCTTCGACACCCGCGAATCGGCCAGCAGGCTGCGCAGCACCGCCTGATCGGTGACCGACCAGGCCGGCACCCCACCGGGCAGCACCACCTCGGCGATCGGGCCGCGCTCGCGGATTCGCGCCGACTCGGCCTGGATATCGGTACCGGCGAGGTCCAGGACAATCGGATCGTGCGCCATCGGGGTTCTCCTTACGCCAGATTCAACGGTGGGGCCGGGGG from Nocardia wallacei carries:
- a CDS encoding cytochrome P450 family protein, with the translated sequence MAHDPIVLDLAGTDIQAESARIRERGPIAEVVLPGGVPAWSVTDQAVLRSLLADSRVSKDPRQHWAAFINGEITESWPLLPWVAVDSMFTAYGKDHRRLRKLVSPAFTHRRTTALRPRIEELITDLLDDLATTPPGAVADLRSRYAYPVPIRVITELMGVPEHLGPPMHKCVDGFFDTSFTPEQAQANYLEMFRLVSELVAYRREQPGDDITSVLLGTRAEDDGSELTEKELVDTLMLVINAGHETTVNLLDQAITALLTHPGQRAAVVSGEVPWSDLVEETLRYQAPVAHLPLRYAVEDIEIDGGYRIPKGEAILASYAGASRDPKIHGETTDEFDVRRKTKDQHVAFGYGAHHCLGAPLARLEATMALPALFQRFPKLRFATDPKELAPVASFISNGHATLPVYLDGE